A stretch of the Vigna radiata var. radiata cultivar VC1973A chromosome 7, Vradiata_ver6, whole genome shotgun sequence genome encodes the following:
- the LOC106769558 gene encoding ADP-ribosylation factor-like protein 8a: MGLWESFLNWLRSLFFKQEMELSLIGLQNAGKTSLVNVIATGGYSEDMIPTVGFNMRKVTKGNVTIKLWDLGGQPRFRSMWERYCRAVSAIVYVVDAADQDNLSISKSELHDLLSKPSLNGIPLLVLGNKIDKPGALSKEALTDQMELKSITDREVCCFMISCKNSTNIDSVIDWLVKHSKSKS, encoded by the exons ATGGGGTTGTGGGAATCTTTTCTCAATTGGCTTCGCAG CCTCTTTTTCAAGCAGGAAATGGAATTATCTTTGATTGGACTTCAGAACGCTGGGAAGACTTCACTTGTAAATGTTATTGCT ACGGGTGGGTACAGCGAGGACATGATTCCTACT GTGGGATTCAATATGAGGAAAGTAACAAAAGGCAATGTTACAATAAAGTTATGGGATCTTGGAGGACAACCTAGGTTCCGCAGCATGTGGGAACGCTACTGTCGTGCAGTTTCTGCTATTGT TTATGTTGTTGATGCTGCAGATCAAGATAACCTTAGCATATCAAAAAGTGAACTACATGATTTATTGAGTAAGCCATCACTGAATGGTATTCCTTTGTTGGTATTGGGGAACAAGATCGACAAACCAGGGGCTCTGTCTAAAGAAGCTTTGACTGACCAAAT GGAACTGAAGTCAATTACTGATAGAGAAGTCTGCTGCTTCATGATCTCGTGCAAAAACTCGACTAACATTGACTCTGTTATCGATTGGCTTGTAAAGCACTCCAAATCAAAGAGCTAA